One genomic segment of Nonomuraea coxensis DSM 45129 includes these proteins:
- a CDS encoding tetratricopeptide repeat protein: MQIQSRPPLLFGREAVVRELRGRLTTGWRTVAGESLVVEGPQVGEMSPAGGAGQIGVPRVVVVHGLGGVGKTSVALEYAHRYLPDYQLVWQFPAEEPAVLSAAFGRLAALLGLGEAAQGADPVDQVHAALAARTEPWLVIFDNAPDADVLRPFLPPAGPGHVLVTSRSGNWPREQGMELPVLEPGAAAALVLARAEQEDARAAVEVAGELGALPLALEQAGAFMAETGLAIADYLDLLHRQRAELLAQGQAWGYREQVTTTWQLAFENVERSHRPAIALLRLLACYAHEAVPYHLLLSQLERRSALELFRADQRRRQVYGRAPLSRVRLLRQARRRLAAVLTMQELPRDAVAVNAAIGALRRHSLIGQPVDGAVPVHRLVQAVTMDQLPVRQQRRWREVAAVLLEGLLPDDPARPESWPRYALLLPHIRTALRAFSPGMDKAARYLGASGNHRTARALFMEICEALTATFGQEHPSTLTARHELARWTGELGDAEAARGQYAALLPVRERVQGPEHPDTLAVRHELARWTGELGDPAAARDLFAALVPDRERVLGAAHPDTVAARRQLARWAREAGGLSAGDS; this comes from the coding sequence GTGCAGATTCAGTCCCGGCCGCCGCTGCTCTTCGGCCGGGAGGCGGTTGTCCGGGAGTTGCGCGGGCGGCTGACGACAGGGTGGCGGACAGTCGCGGGGGAGTCGCTGGTCGTCGAGGGTCCGCAGGTTGGGGAGATGTCACCGGCGGGCGGGGCGGGTCAGATCGGGGTGCCGAGGGTTGTCGTGGTGCACGGGCTCGGCGGGGTGGGGAAGACGAGCGTGGCTTTGGAGTACGCGCATCGGTACCTGCCCGACTACCAGCTCGTCTGGCAGTTCCCGGCGGAGGAGCCGGCGGTGTTGTCGGCGGCGTTCGGGCGGCTGGCGGCGTTGCTCGGGCTCGGGGAGGCGGCGCAGGGGGCGGATCCGGTGGATCAGGTGCATGCGGCGCTGGCGGCGCGTACCGAGCCGTGGCTGGTGATTTTCGACAACGCGCCTGACGCGGACGTTCTGCGGCCGTTCCTGCCGCCGGCGGGGCCGGGGCATGTGCTGGTGACCAGCCGGTCCGGGAACTGGCCACGGGAGCAGGGGATGGAGCTGCCGGTGCTGGAGCCGGGGGCGGCGGCCGCGCTGGTGCTGGCGCGGGCGGAGCAGGAGGACGCGCGGGCGGCTGTCGAGGTGGCGGGGGAGCTCGGGGCGTTGCCGCTGGCGCTGGAGCAGGCGGGGGCGTTCATGGCGGAGACCGGGCTGGCCATCGCCGACTACCTGGACCTGCTGCATCGGCAGCGGGCCGAGCTGCTGGCCCAGGGGCAGGCATGGGGGTACCGGGAGCAGGTCACCACGACGTGGCAGCTCGCGTTCGAGAATGTGGAGCGTTCCCATCGGCCGGCGATCGCGCTGCTGCGGCTGCTGGCCTGTTATGCGCATGAGGCGGTCCCGTACCACCTGCTGTTGTCGCAGCTGGAGCGGCGGTCGGCACTGGAGCTGTTCCGCGCCGATCAGCGGCGGCGGCAGGTGTACGGGCGGGCGCCGCTCTCGCGGGTGCGGCTGCTGCGGCAGGCGCGGCGGCGGCTGGCGGCCGTGCTCACGATGCAGGAACTGCCGCGCGACGCCGTGGCGGTCAACGCGGCGATCGGGGCGCTGCGGCGCCACAGCCTGATCGGGCAGCCGGTGGACGGGGCCGTGCCGGTGCACCGGCTGGTGCAGGCCGTGACGATGGACCAGCTCCCGGTGCGGCAGCAGCGCCGGTGGCGGGAGGTCGCCGCGGTGCTGCTGGAGGGCCTGCTGCCCGACGATCCGGCGAGGCCGGAGAGCTGGCCGCGGTACGCGCTGCTGCTGCCGCACATCCGTACGGCGCTCAGGGCGTTCTCGCCCGGCATGGACAAGGCCGCCCGCTACCTGGGCGCCAGCGGCAACCACCGTACGGCGAGGGCGTTGTTCATGGAGATCTGCGAGGCGTTGACGGCGACCTTCGGCCAGGAGCACCCCTCGACGCTGACCGCGCGGCACGAGCTGGCCCGCTGGACGGGCGAGCTGGGCGACGCGGAGGCGGCGCGCGGCCAGTACGCGGCCCTGCTGCCGGTGCGGGAGCGGGTGCAGGGGCCGGAGCATCCCGACACGCTGGCCGTCCGGCACGAGCTGGCGCGGTGGACGGGGGAGCTGGGGGATCCGGCGGCGGCCCGTGACCTGTTCGCGGCCCTGGTGCCCGACCGGGAGCGGGTGCTCGGGGCCGCGCATCCCGACACGGTCGCGGCCCGGCGGCAGCTCGCCCGGTGGGCGCGCGAGGCGGGCGGGCTCAGCGCGGGTGATAGCTGA
- a CDS encoding GNAT family N-acetyltransferase — MSDHAFVPDDFAVPSHLATPRFRLEPLDPRHNAADHAAWTGSIEHIRATPGFRDRGWPPADGMTLEANLADLERHADDFARRRGFTYTVLDPATGDVIGCVYIYPSRADDHDAAVSSWVRADRADLDKPLYETVSAWLADHWPFGSISYHPR; from the coding sequence ATGAGCGATCATGCCTTCGTCCCCGACGACTTCGCCGTCCCCTCGCACCTGGCCACCCCGCGGTTCCGGCTGGAGCCCTTGGACCCCCGGCACAACGCCGCCGACCACGCGGCCTGGACCGGCAGCATCGAGCACATCCGTGCGACCCCGGGCTTCCGCGACCGAGGGTGGCCTCCCGCGGACGGCATGACCCTGGAGGCGAACCTCGCCGACCTGGAACGGCATGCCGACGACTTCGCCCGGCGCCGCGGATTCACCTACACCGTCCTCGACCCGGCCACCGGCGACGTGATCGGCTGCGTCTACATCTACCCCTCCCGCGCCGACGACCACGACGCCGCGGTGTCCTCCTGGGTCCGAGCCGACCGCGCCGACCTGGACAAGCCCCTGTACGAGACCGTGTCAGCCTGGCTCGCCGACCACTGGCCCTTCGGGTCGATCAGCTATCACCCGCGCTGA